The Paramisgurnus dabryanus chromosome 1, PD_genome_1.1, whole genome shotgun sequence genome includes a window with the following:
- the eif3c gene encoding eukaryotic translation initiation factor 3 subunit C isoform X4, translating to MSRFFATGSDSESEESSSADEITPKASGTTFNKQVLLLSDDEEDTKRIVRSAKDKRFEELTNLIKTIRNAMKIRDMSKCLEEFEQLCRAFNKSKTIVDKEGVPQFYVRLLADLEDYLNQLWEDKEGKKKMNKNNAKALSTLRQKIRKYNKEFETEIASYKENPEQSADEEEEKDEIESGSSSESDDEGEDDGATAKSFMKKKPQEEEKKAPEASKFLKGAADEESESDDDDDDDDDDEHWGSDSVDSGSDSDDNEGTAASLAVAFLKKTQDGDKPSDRKKDPKKKRVQKIDRLVEGGEEEGGEGEEGGWEKVKGGVPLVKEKPKMFAKGTEINTAVVIKKLSEILQARGKKGTDRAAQIELLHALAGIANENNLGEGILVKIKFNIIASLYDYNPNLAAFMKADMWKKCLECIDELLDILFNNTNIFIGENIAEDSENLAVSDQPFRVRGCILTLVERMDEEFTKIMQNTDPHSQEYVDNLKDEGHVCGIIDRLLQYLETKGSTEEVCRVYLRRIMHTYYKFDYKAHRRSLGLQGETKSEQDQEESEGEDSAIIMDRLCKFIYAKDRTDRIRTCAILCHIYHHALHSRWYQARDLMLMSHLQDNIQHADPPVQILYNRTMVQLGICAFRQGMIKDAHNALLDIQSSGRAKELLGQGLLMRNMQERNAEQEKIEKRRQVPFHMHINLELLECVYLVSAMLLEIPYMAAHEFDARRRMISKQFHHQLRVGERQPLLGPPESMREHVVAASKAMKMGDWRTCHSFIINEKMNSKVWDLFPETQRVREMLVRKIQEESLRTYLFTYSSVYDSISMGTLSEMFELELPTVHSIISKMIINEELMASLDQPTQTVVMHRTEPTSLQNMALQLAEKLGGLVENNERVFDLKQGIYGGYFNRDQKGGYQQKQGYQRDQKGGSYQQKQNYQRGGYRGQNQGSY from the exons ATGTCCCGTTTTTTTGCCACCGGATCCGACAGTGAGTCGGAAGAATCATCTTCCGCCGATGAGATCACCCCAAAAGCAAGCGGGACCACTTTTAATAAGCA GGTCCTGTTGCTAAGTGATGATGAGGAGGACACTAAGAGAATAGTACGCAGTGCTAAGGACAAGCG GTTTGAGGAGCTCACCAACTTAATCAAGACCATTCGCAATGCCATGAAGATCCGAGACATGTCCAAATGCCTGGAGGAGTTCGAACAGTTGTGTCGAGCGTtcaataaaagtaaaacaatcgtGGACAAGGAGGGGGTGCCGCAGTTTTATGTCCGCCTGCTCGCTGATCTAGAGGACTACCTCAACCAG CTATGGGAGGACAAGGAAGGGAAAAAGAAGATGAACAAAAACAACGCTAAAGCCTTGAGCACGCTGCGTCAAAAGATTCGCAAATACAACAAAGAGTTTGAAACGGAGATTGCTAGCTATAAAGAG aacCCAGAGCAGTCAGCTGATGAAGAGGAGGAGAAGGATGAAATTGAGAGTG GCTCATCCTCTGAAAGTGATGACGAGGGTGAAGATGACGGTGCAACAGCCAAGAGCTTTATGAAAAAGAAGCCTCAGGAGGAGGAGAAGAAAGCCCCAGAGGCCAGCAAGTTCCTCAAGGGCGCAGCT GATGAAGAGTCTGAGAGTGATGATGACGACGAcgacgatgatgatgatgagcaTTGGGGTTCGGACTCTGTGGACAGCGGTAGTGACAGTGATGACAACGAAGGAACTGCAGCATCATTGGCCGTAGCCTTCCTTAAAAA AACACAAGATGGCGATAAACCATCTGATCGCAAGAAGGATCCAAAGAAGAAAAGAGTCCAGAAGATTGATCGACTGGTGGAAGGGGGTGAGGAAGAGGGAGGAGAGGGAGAGGAGGGAGGGTGGGAGAAGGTGAAGGGAGGTGTACCACTGGTGAAGGAGAAGCCCAAAATGTTCGCTAAAGGCACAGAGATCAACACTGCTGTGGTGATAAAGAAACTCAGTGAGATCCTGCAGGCACGAGGCAAGAAGGGAACAGACAG AGCTGCTCAGATTGAGCTCCTTCATGCTCTCGCAGGCATCGCTAATGAGAATAACCTCGGTGAGGGCATTCTTGTCAAAATCAAGTTCAACATCATTGCCTCCCTTTATGACTATAACCCCAACCTGGCTGCGTTCATGAAG gCTGACATGTGGAAAAAGTGTTTGGAATGCATTGATGAGCTGCTGGACATCCTGTTTAACAACACCAATATCTTTATTGGAGAGAACATTGCTGAGGACAGCGAGAATCTGGCAGTCTCTGACCAG CCATTCCGTGTCCGTGGCTGTATTTTGACTCTGGTGGAAAGAATGGATGAAGAATTCACCAAAATCATGCAGAACACCGACCCTCATTCACAAG AGTATGTTGATAATCTAAAGGATGAGGGTCATGTTTGTGGCATCATTGACCGACTTCTACAGTATCTGGAGACTAAAGGCAGCACAGAGGAAGTGTGTCGCGTCTATCTGCGCAGGATCATGCACACCTACTATAAGTTTGACTACAAGGCACACCGACGCAGCCTGGGTCTACAGGGAGAGACTAAA TCGGAACAGGATCAGGAGGAAAGCGAGGGAGAGGATAGTGCTATTATTATGGACCGTTTGTGTAAGTTTATTTACGCTAAGGACCGCACAGACCGCATCCGCACATGCGCTATCCTATGCCATATCTACCATCATGCCCTGCACAGTCGCTGGTACCAGGCCAGGGACCTAATGCTTATGAGTCACCTACAAGACAACATCCAGCACGCCGACCCTCCTGTCCAG ATTTTGTACAACAGGACCATGGTGCAGCTAGGTATCTGTGCTTTCCGTCAGGGCATGATAAAAGATGCACACAACGCGCTCTTGGACATCCAGTCAAGTGGCAGAGCCAAAGAGCTGCTGGGACAGGGGCTTCTCATGAGGAATATGCAGGAGAGAAATGCTGAACAGGAAAAGATCGAGAAGAGGCGACAG GTGCCATTCCACATGCACATTAACCTGGAGCTTCTGGAGTGTGTGTACCTGGTGTCAGCCATGCTGCTGGAGATCCCTTACATGGCAGCCCATGAGTTCGATGCCCGCCGTAGGATGATAAGCAAACAGTTCCACCACCAGCTCAGGGTGGGCGAGAGACAGCCACTGCTGG GTCCTCCTGAGAGCATGAGGGAACATGTCGTAGCTGCCAGCAAGGCTATGAAGATGGGAGATTGGAGAACCTGCCATTCCTTTATAATCAATGAGAAGATGAACAGCAAGGTGTGGGATCTGTTCCCAGAAACACAACGTGTCCGGGAAATGCTCGTAAG GAAGATCCAGGAGGAGTCGTTGCGCACTTACCTGTTCACCTACAGCAGCGTGTATGACTCGATCAG TATGGGAACTCTGTCAGAGATGTTCGAGTTGGAGTTACCCACAGTGCACAGCATCATCAGCAAGATGATCATTAATGAAGAGCTCATG GCTTCTCTGGACCAACCGACTCAGACGGTGGTAATGCACAGGACCGAGCCCACCTCTCTGCAAAACATGGCCCTGCAGCTGGCTGAGAAACTTGGTGGCCTGGTAGAAAACAACGAACGTGTCTTTGACCTTAAACAAGGCATCTATGGAGGCTACTTTAATAGAG ATCAAAAAGGAGGTTACCAACAGAAGCAAGGCTATCAAAGAG ATCAGAAAGGAGGCAGTTACCAGCAGAAGCAGAACTATCAGCGTGGAGGTTACAGGGGTCAGAACCAAGGCTCATACTGA
- the eif3c gene encoding eukaryotic translation initiation factor 3 subunit C isoform X2 produces MSRFFATGSDSESEESSSADEITPKASGTTFNKQVLLLSDDEEDTKRIVRSAKDKRFEELTNLIKTIRNAMKIRDMSKCLEEFEQLCRAFNKSKTIVDKEGVPQFYVRLLADLEDYLNQLWEDKEGKKKMNKNNAKALSTLRQKIRKYNKEFETEIASYKENPEQSADEEEEKDEIESGSSSESDDEGEDDGATAKSFMKKKPQEEEKKAPEASKFLKGAADEESESDDDDDDDDDDEHWGSDSVDSGSDSDDNEGTAASLAVAFLKKTQDGDKPSDRKKDPKKKRVQKIDRLVEGGEEEGGEGEEGGWEKVKGGVPLVKEKPKMFAKGTEINTAVVIKKLSEILQARGKKGTDRAAQIELLHALAGIANENNLGEGILVKIKFNIIASLYDYNPNLAAFMKADMWKKCLECIDELLDILFNNTNIFIGENIAEDSENLAVSDQPFRVRGCILTLVERMDEEFTKIMQNTDPHSQEYVDNLKDEGHVCGIIDRLLQYLETKGSTEEVCRVYLRRIMHTYYKFDYKAHRRSLGLQGETKSEQDQEESEGEDSAIIMDRLCKFIYAKDRTDRIRTCAILCHIYHHALHSRWYQARDLMLMSHLQDNIQHADPPVQILYNRTMVQLGICAFRQGMIKDAHNALLDIQSSGRAKELLGQGLLMRNMQERNAEQEKIEKRRQVPFHMHINLELLECVYLVSAMLLEIPYMAAHEFDARRRMISKQFHHQLRVGERQPLLGPPESMREHVVAASKAMKMGDWRTCHSFIINEKMNSKVWDLFPETQRVREMLVRKIQEESLRTYLFTYSSVYDSISMGTLSEMFELELPTVHSIISKMIINEELMASLDQPTQTVVMHRTEPTSLQNMALQLAEKLGGLVENNERVFDLKQGIYGGYFNRDQKGGYQQKQGYQRVPELRGGYHQKQGYQRDQKGGSYQQKQNYQRGGYRGQNQGSY; encoded by the exons ATGTCCCGTTTTTTTGCCACCGGATCCGACAGTGAGTCGGAAGAATCATCTTCCGCCGATGAGATCACCCCAAAAGCAAGCGGGACCACTTTTAATAAGCA GGTCCTGTTGCTAAGTGATGATGAGGAGGACACTAAGAGAATAGTACGCAGTGCTAAGGACAAGCG GTTTGAGGAGCTCACCAACTTAATCAAGACCATTCGCAATGCCATGAAGATCCGAGACATGTCCAAATGCCTGGAGGAGTTCGAACAGTTGTGTCGAGCGTtcaataaaagtaaaacaatcgtGGACAAGGAGGGGGTGCCGCAGTTTTATGTCCGCCTGCTCGCTGATCTAGAGGACTACCTCAACCAG CTATGGGAGGACAAGGAAGGGAAAAAGAAGATGAACAAAAACAACGCTAAAGCCTTGAGCACGCTGCGTCAAAAGATTCGCAAATACAACAAAGAGTTTGAAACGGAGATTGCTAGCTATAAAGAG aacCCAGAGCAGTCAGCTGATGAAGAGGAGGAGAAGGATGAAATTGAGAGTG GCTCATCCTCTGAAAGTGATGACGAGGGTGAAGATGACGGTGCAACAGCCAAGAGCTTTATGAAAAAGAAGCCTCAGGAGGAGGAGAAGAAAGCCCCAGAGGCCAGCAAGTTCCTCAAGGGCGCAGCT GATGAAGAGTCTGAGAGTGATGATGACGACGAcgacgatgatgatgatgagcaTTGGGGTTCGGACTCTGTGGACAGCGGTAGTGACAGTGATGACAACGAAGGAACTGCAGCATCATTGGCCGTAGCCTTCCTTAAAAA AACACAAGATGGCGATAAACCATCTGATCGCAAGAAGGATCCAAAGAAGAAAAGAGTCCAGAAGATTGATCGACTGGTGGAAGGGGGTGAGGAAGAGGGAGGAGAGGGAGAGGAGGGAGGGTGGGAGAAGGTGAAGGGAGGTGTACCACTGGTGAAGGAGAAGCCCAAAATGTTCGCTAAAGGCACAGAGATCAACACTGCTGTGGTGATAAAGAAACTCAGTGAGATCCTGCAGGCACGAGGCAAGAAGGGAACAGACAG AGCTGCTCAGATTGAGCTCCTTCATGCTCTCGCAGGCATCGCTAATGAGAATAACCTCGGTGAGGGCATTCTTGTCAAAATCAAGTTCAACATCATTGCCTCCCTTTATGACTATAACCCCAACCTGGCTGCGTTCATGAAG gCTGACATGTGGAAAAAGTGTTTGGAATGCATTGATGAGCTGCTGGACATCCTGTTTAACAACACCAATATCTTTATTGGAGAGAACATTGCTGAGGACAGCGAGAATCTGGCAGTCTCTGACCAG CCATTCCGTGTCCGTGGCTGTATTTTGACTCTGGTGGAAAGAATGGATGAAGAATTCACCAAAATCATGCAGAACACCGACCCTCATTCACAAG AGTATGTTGATAATCTAAAGGATGAGGGTCATGTTTGTGGCATCATTGACCGACTTCTACAGTATCTGGAGACTAAAGGCAGCACAGAGGAAGTGTGTCGCGTCTATCTGCGCAGGATCATGCACACCTACTATAAGTTTGACTACAAGGCACACCGACGCAGCCTGGGTCTACAGGGAGAGACTAAA TCGGAACAGGATCAGGAGGAAAGCGAGGGAGAGGATAGTGCTATTATTATGGACCGTTTGTGTAAGTTTATTTACGCTAAGGACCGCACAGACCGCATCCGCACATGCGCTATCCTATGCCATATCTACCATCATGCCCTGCACAGTCGCTGGTACCAGGCCAGGGACCTAATGCTTATGAGTCACCTACAAGACAACATCCAGCACGCCGACCCTCCTGTCCAG ATTTTGTACAACAGGACCATGGTGCAGCTAGGTATCTGTGCTTTCCGTCAGGGCATGATAAAAGATGCACACAACGCGCTCTTGGACATCCAGTCAAGTGGCAGAGCCAAAGAGCTGCTGGGACAGGGGCTTCTCATGAGGAATATGCAGGAGAGAAATGCTGAACAGGAAAAGATCGAGAAGAGGCGACAG GTGCCATTCCACATGCACATTAACCTGGAGCTTCTGGAGTGTGTGTACCTGGTGTCAGCCATGCTGCTGGAGATCCCTTACATGGCAGCCCATGAGTTCGATGCCCGCCGTAGGATGATAAGCAAACAGTTCCACCACCAGCTCAGGGTGGGCGAGAGACAGCCACTGCTGG GTCCTCCTGAGAGCATGAGGGAACATGTCGTAGCTGCCAGCAAGGCTATGAAGATGGGAGATTGGAGAACCTGCCATTCCTTTATAATCAATGAGAAGATGAACAGCAAGGTGTGGGATCTGTTCCCAGAAACACAACGTGTCCGGGAAATGCTCGTAAG GAAGATCCAGGAGGAGTCGTTGCGCACTTACCTGTTCACCTACAGCAGCGTGTATGACTCGATCAG TATGGGAACTCTGTCAGAGATGTTCGAGTTGGAGTTACCCACAGTGCACAGCATCATCAGCAAGATGATCATTAATGAAGAGCTCATG GCTTCTCTGGACCAACCGACTCAGACGGTGGTAATGCACAGGACCGAGCCCACCTCTCTGCAAAACATGGCCCTGCAGCTGGCTGAGAAACTTGGTGGCCTGGTAGAAAACAACGAACGTGTCTTTGACCTTAAACAAGGCATCTATGGAGGCTACTTTAATAGAG ATCAAAAAGGAGGTTACCAACAGAAGCAAGGCTATCAAAGAG TTCCAGAACTGAGGGGAGGTTACCACCAGAAGCAAGGTTACCAACGAG ATCAGAAAGGAGGCAGTTACCAGCAGAAGCAGAACTATCAGCGTGGAGGTTACAGGGGTCAGAACCAAGGCTCATACTGA
- the eif3c gene encoding eukaryotic translation initiation factor 3 subunit C isoform X1 — translation MSRFFATGSDSESEESSSADEITPKASGTTFNKQVLLLSDDEEDTKRIVRSAKDKRFEELTNLIKTIRNAMKIRDMSKCLEEFEQLCRAFNKSKTIVDKEGVPQFYVRLLADLEDYLNQLWEDKEGKKKMNKNNAKALSTLRQKIRKYNKEFETEIASYKENPEQSADEEEEKDEIESGSSSESDDEGEDDGATAKSFMKKKPQEEEKKAPEASKFLKGAADEESESDDDDDDDDDDEHWGSDSVDSGSDSDDNEGTAASLAVAFLKKTQDGDKPSDRKKDPKKKRVQKIDRLVEGGEEEGGEGEEGGWEKVKGGVPLVKEKPKMFAKGTEINTAVVIKKLSEILQARGKKGTDRAAQIELLHALAGIANENNLGEGILVKIKFNIIASLYDYNPNLAAFMKADMWKKCLECIDELLDILFNNTNIFIGENIAEDSENLAVSDQVSITHSEPFRVRGCILTLVERMDEEFTKIMQNTDPHSQEYVDNLKDEGHVCGIIDRLLQYLETKGSTEEVCRVYLRRIMHTYYKFDYKAHRRSLGLQGETKSEQDQEESEGEDSAIIMDRLCKFIYAKDRTDRIRTCAILCHIYHHALHSRWYQARDLMLMSHLQDNIQHADPPVQILYNRTMVQLGICAFRQGMIKDAHNALLDIQSSGRAKELLGQGLLMRNMQERNAEQEKIEKRRQVPFHMHINLELLECVYLVSAMLLEIPYMAAHEFDARRRMISKQFHHQLRVGERQPLLGPPESMREHVVAASKAMKMGDWRTCHSFIINEKMNSKVWDLFPETQRVREMLVRKIQEESLRTYLFTYSSVYDSISMGTLSEMFELELPTVHSIISKMIINEELMASLDQPTQTVVMHRTEPTSLQNMALQLAEKLGGLVENNERVFDLKQGIYGGYFNRDQKGGYQQKQGYQRVPELRGGYHQKQGYQRDQKGGSYQQKQNYQRGGYRGQNQGSY, via the exons ATGTCCCGTTTTTTTGCCACCGGATCCGACAGTGAGTCGGAAGAATCATCTTCCGCCGATGAGATCACCCCAAAAGCAAGCGGGACCACTTTTAATAAGCA GGTCCTGTTGCTAAGTGATGATGAGGAGGACACTAAGAGAATAGTACGCAGTGCTAAGGACAAGCG GTTTGAGGAGCTCACCAACTTAATCAAGACCATTCGCAATGCCATGAAGATCCGAGACATGTCCAAATGCCTGGAGGAGTTCGAACAGTTGTGTCGAGCGTtcaataaaagtaaaacaatcgtGGACAAGGAGGGGGTGCCGCAGTTTTATGTCCGCCTGCTCGCTGATCTAGAGGACTACCTCAACCAG CTATGGGAGGACAAGGAAGGGAAAAAGAAGATGAACAAAAACAACGCTAAAGCCTTGAGCACGCTGCGTCAAAAGATTCGCAAATACAACAAAGAGTTTGAAACGGAGATTGCTAGCTATAAAGAG aacCCAGAGCAGTCAGCTGATGAAGAGGAGGAGAAGGATGAAATTGAGAGTG GCTCATCCTCTGAAAGTGATGACGAGGGTGAAGATGACGGTGCAACAGCCAAGAGCTTTATGAAAAAGAAGCCTCAGGAGGAGGAGAAGAAAGCCCCAGAGGCCAGCAAGTTCCTCAAGGGCGCAGCT GATGAAGAGTCTGAGAGTGATGATGACGACGAcgacgatgatgatgatgagcaTTGGGGTTCGGACTCTGTGGACAGCGGTAGTGACAGTGATGACAACGAAGGAACTGCAGCATCATTGGCCGTAGCCTTCCTTAAAAA AACACAAGATGGCGATAAACCATCTGATCGCAAGAAGGATCCAAAGAAGAAAAGAGTCCAGAAGATTGATCGACTGGTGGAAGGGGGTGAGGAAGAGGGAGGAGAGGGAGAGGAGGGAGGGTGGGAGAAGGTGAAGGGAGGTGTACCACTGGTGAAGGAGAAGCCCAAAATGTTCGCTAAAGGCACAGAGATCAACACTGCTGTGGTGATAAAGAAACTCAGTGAGATCCTGCAGGCACGAGGCAAGAAGGGAACAGACAG AGCTGCTCAGATTGAGCTCCTTCATGCTCTCGCAGGCATCGCTAATGAGAATAACCTCGGTGAGGGCATTCTTGTCAAAATCAAGTTCAACATCATTGCCTCCCTTTATGACTATAACCCCAACCTGGCTGCGTTCATGAAG gCTGACATGTGGAAAAAGTGTTTGGAATGCATTGATGAGCTGCTGGACATCCTGTTTAACAACACCAATATCTTTATTGGAGAGAACATTGCTGAGGACAGCGAGAATCTGGCAGTCTCTGACCAGGTCAGCATTACACATTCTGAA CCATTCCGTGTCCGTGGCTGTATTTTGACTCTGGTGGAAAGAATGGATGAAGAATTCACCAAAATCATGCAGAACACCGACCCTCATTCACAAG AGTATGTTGATAATCTAAAGGATGAGGGTCATGTTTGTGGCATCATTGACCGACTTCTACAGTATCTGGAGACTAAAGGCAGCACAGAGGAAGTGTGTCGCGTCTATCTGCGCAGGATCATGCACACCTACTATAAGTTTGACTACAAGGCACACCGACGCAGCCTGGGTCTACAGGGAGAGACTAAA TCGGAACAGGATCAGGAGGAAAGCGAGGGAGAGGATAGTGCTATTATTATGGACCGTTTGTGTAAGTTTATTTACGCTAAGGACCGCACAGACCGCATCCGCACATGCGCTATCCTATGCCATATCTACCATCATGCCCTGCACAGTCGCTGGTACCAGGCCAGGGACCTAATGCTTATGAGTCACCTACAAGACAACATCCAGCACGCCGACCCTCCTGTCCAG ATTTTGTACAACAGGACCATGGTGCAGCTAGGTATCTGTGCTTTCCGTCAGGGCATGATAAAAGATGCACACAACGCGCTCTTGGACATCCAGTCAAGTGGCAGAGCCAAAGAGCTGCTGGGACAGGGGCTTCTCATGAGGAATATGCAGGAGAGAAATGCTGAACAGGAAAAGATCGAGAAGAGGCGACAG GTGCCATTCCACATGCACATTAACCTGGAGCTTCTGGAGTGTGTGTACCTGGTGTCAGCCATGCTGCTGGAGATCCCTTACATGGCAGCCCATGAGTTCGATGCCCGCCGTAGGATGATAAGCAAACAGTTCCACCACCAGCTCAGGGTGGGCGAGAGACAGCCACTGCTGG GTCCTCCTGAGAGCATGAGGGAACATGTCGTAGCTGCCAGCAAGGCTATGAAGATGGGAGATTGGAGAACCTGCCATTCCTTTATAATCAATGAGAAGATGAACAGCAAGGTGTGGGATCTGTTCCCAGAAACACAACGTGTCCGGGAAATGCTCGTAAG GAAGATCCAGGAGGAGTCGTTGCGCACTTACCTGTTCACCTACAGCAGCGTGTATGACTCGATCAG TATGGGAACTCTGTCAGAGATGTTCGAGTTGGAGTTACCCACAGTGCACAGCATCATCAGCAAGATGATCATTAATGAAGAGCTCATG GCTTCTCTGGACCAACCGACTCAGACGGTGGTAATGCACAGGACCGAGCCCACCTCTCTGCAAAACATGGCCCTGCAGCTGGCTGAGAAACTTGGTGGCCTGGTAGAAAACAACGAACGTGTCTTTGACCTTAAACAAGGCATCTATGGAGGCTACTTTAATAGAG ATCAAAAAGGAGGTTACCAACAGAAGCAAGGCTATCAAAGAG TTCCAGAACTGAGGGGAGGTTACCACCAGAAGCAAGGTTACCAACGAG ATCAGAAAGGAGGCAGTTACCAGCAGAAGCAGAACTATCAGCGTGGAGGTTACAGGGGTCAGAACCAAGGCTCATACTGA